TGTTAGATGAATGTCCCCCTCTATGTTTTTGCTCCGTGATAGTGCAAGGTGTTGCCCATTCAACCCTACCTTTTGCCGACTCCTTGTTCCAATCCCATTCGAAAGCTCTCAAAGGTAAaatcttacttttcttttaatgtctTCACAcgttgatttcttctttttcattccctctttgtttcttttgaagcacctaattttataaaattacttgtttcttttgaagcaCCCAATTTTGCAAAATtacttgtttcttttgaaacacccaattttgtaaaattacttcaaaaggTGGATATAGATTTGAATTCCAACTAAAACTCTTTCAATGGGCGACACTCATCCATTCAGCAATTGCAAGCTTCTTCTATTGCTTTTGCTTTGATGAAGCTCCTTTCACTAGGCACAATCATtgtctcttttcttcttcttgtgtGTCTCTCATCATCTGTGTCTCTGCATGTTTAACTTTTAGCTTTATCTCAACTCTTTTTGGGTTGTTAATCTCTCTCCCCCAAAATTTGCTCTATCTATCTGTTCCTCTCAAAATTAGGATTTAATCTCCCTTCATGTATGTGAGAAATGCACAGAGAAAGATTTGCACAGAGAAAATGATTTGCACAAACATAGATACAAAATGATTTGCACAGAGAAAGATTGTTGTGATAATTGAAGGGATTATTGCTTAGATGACTCAACTAATAATATAGTCGACTTTGTGATAACACATATATTCGCAACATAAGAATCTTAGCCCTAGGTCTCTAATCTTATGCAATATAGACCTATTTACCTTATATgagaagaattaaatttcaacaGGTGAAATTATGTTTGGTAGCTTTTTGTAGGGTACGTCTAAAAAATAGTAGACATATTGAATTGGCTACTAAAGTCATTTTCACTCCTGCAattcaaaaaacaaacattaaaaaaaaaaaatcactcaCAGTTAAGATTGAGTCACATATGATCattttgtgaaatattaatctactaaattaatgaatttctaGTCTTATACAAATTCATTATATAATACCTTCAGTTGCAAGTCTCTACCCGaacaatttgaatcaaattatttataataatttcaaagtagattatattaataatgttaTTAAGATAAAGCATCAAACTCAATTTATATCTTTTAAGGTATTATTTAAATCACGTATCGCTTAAGATTATACTAAtaatcctaatttttttttatatatagaatgaataatgttaaattagaaataaaattattaaaaatattattaaaaattaaataattaatggtAAGGGTTTAGAATCTAAATTCCAACATCACCCATATGGTCGGgtcaaatcaaaccaaaacaaataaatagcAACCCACTTATATTACAACGATTCTAATCTAAAGCCCATGATCGaagatgtaacgaccctaaatttacACATATTGAGAGTCACAATTAACATCTTATGCTCATCTCTTAAATGTGAAATAGcggaaaatttaaaaaccttcTGAACACTTCAAACTTATAGAAAACAGTATCGGACTTAAAAACATAAAGCTggaattaaaagttaaaataaaaacaattacaaatgaaatcctattctagcctaagactACAAATTTATCTATGCAACTACTTATACACGAGCCGCAATCTTTGATTACGATGTCGTCGTCAAACGTACATGggcgtcttgcctttacctaaaaaataatatggcaCACGACCTGAGTAacactcagtaagtgaccccactataagTGTCATGCTAATacaatcatgatttagaacCTATCTCTAGCTCATCTAGGGGTGACCTCCGATCTcaaacaaattggatgtgtagtacttccctacacacgacccacacatgCGAGTGTGAATTCCCAAGGCGTTCGCACACTCCCTAGACCTtctagtcaagctaatctATAGTGACATCCGGAGAtgagcggaaccccatagtatCATGCTCCCCATGAACACCCTGCTCATCACATTGTGCGGGTCCGCACTCATCCTCTCTGGAGGAAGtatccctatgcttatgaagatacaatatgcatgaggtccctctaaatctaTCTTATCATCTCTTCTAACACAACTCtaatctcatctctttgttacattaagtaaCACATGCTCGTTGGTTCGTTATATTAACATcgttttcatgctcttagggttgtatCCTATGTTGATCTAACGACATCATACAAcatgacactcatcatcatataacatgttCAATATGGAAacatcatcatactcatcataatgcCATCAAGTGCATTAAACATATCATGTACCTCATGCATCGAAACATAAATCACGTACATATAACATGCATTACAGCTCAAATATCATACTCGTacatcatcaaaacatcataCATAATCATACTCATACACCATCATACTCATAAATAAAGCTACATGAAAACAATTCTAGTCTATCCTATAATAAGGTCAATTGGTTTGCCTTAGGCGATtttaattaacgtaagctcccgttcttGAAGAGCTCCTCTAAAGGTTGTCGGGAGATAGAGTCTTATACTGACCTTATTTTCCTTTAACACGCATTTTTTGAGCCGAGAAGCCGCGCCGCGTCGCGTCGCGTTAAGTCGAAGAAGTTGGCGTCCACATGCGCTACACGTGGCTCTGTTCGAGAGGAGGCGCATGTCGGTGGAGTTCCGCGTCAAGGCTGCGAGGGAACCCGTGATGGGCTGTCGGTTTCCTGGGCCGAAGGGCCGTCGGTTGCATGCGAGACACGTGCGCCTTCTGGAGGCGACGCGTCACGAACTTCGAAACGGACACGCGTGTTGGGTCGTCGGATTTAACGGGCCGAGTGTCTGCATGACTGACACATCGGTCGTCAGATTCAATGGGCCGACTGCATGAGTGTGGTGTCTGCATGAATGACACATGGGCCGTCGGATTTAATGGGCCGTCTGCATGAGTATGGTGTCTGCATGAATGACACATGGGCCGTCTGCATGAGTGTGGTGTCCACATGAATGACACATCAGCCGTCGGATTTAATGGGCTGCTGCAGGTTGGGTTTTCTAAAGATGCGGGTTGGGCCGCGGGTATCCCATTCGGGTCCGACCCGGATCCATCGGattcgtcttccttacccgactcaACGCGATTCTCCGGcgccattttctctctcctctgcgCGACGGTTTCCGACGTCGTTTTCCTCCCTTTTTCTCTCCCTATCTCTCTGTCGaattctccttctctctcccACGACGTTTCGTGGTTGTTGGAAGTCCGTGGAGGTGGATCGGGCATTCTTCCACTCTCTCCGACGATGACGATGACGAGGCACCGCGTGAATCCTCTCTGGGTGGATATACGAAGGCCGGTGAGGGTTTTCCTGGTGGGTGTACTTCGGTATTGGGGTCAGAATGGAGGTTTTCGACGTCGCCGGAAAAAGTCtccgttcctctctctctcttctgtttCTTTGCTGCAGGTGTTTCTGTGGCTTTGTTGCAGGTGTCATCTAACTTTGGAGGTAagtgaatttattttattttatttatttttaattcaaaagttAGGTGGGATGAATTATTTAATGCATAActctataattaaaattacttcGTTGTGAAACGAAATGAttatatatgatttatttattatgtgtactctcatttatgatgattatgtatatatttataccAGACACTCACCGTCATCTAAAAATGTTGTATAGAGTATGATATAAAGACTTTGAGTATGAGTATAGatgatttgaatatttaatactaaattataatttaacgtatatatcatatttaatattttattataaagcaAACATCTAGATATTTATGTTTCGTATGTTTCCATCtattgttctttctatttattattatttttatattcgataatttatttgattataaatagagaactttcacccACTATAAGTATGGTGGATTAAACAATTATTCTTATGGTGGATTAAACAATTATTCTCAAGGTAACTTTGTGTATGAGGTATGGTATGAAGACTTAGCATGAATACAGATTGTTTGAGATGGTCTAGGCTCATAGAGTCATTAATTACTTCTCCAATCATGTATTGTAGGAAGGTGTATATTCATGATATATTATTagattcttttatatatatatagcatgCGCTAATCTATAAATAAATCTAAGAAATATGCTAACGAGCTCACTCAGTAGATTCATGTGTGTGAACCGTGTGTAGTGAAGTATTAtgtcaattatattttagaatttttaaataaacatttgaaatgttttaaaaataaatcaaataaaaaagttcGTAGCTtctagatagatagatagatagataaataaataaataaataaataaataaataataataataataataataataaagcataattttgaatactatttcaaaatcaaattagaatTATGATTGAATATAAGTTGTAATAAAACTCTAATAAAAAGTTGCCAAAtaaggaaaatcaaaattttggcaaatattttgatttatttgccTTAAAAGGTGtgtcaaatgaaaaaaaaaaaaactaataataatagccaaatttatttatttatttatttatttatttaattaaattgacatTAATTGAAGTTAACAAGagacaaatatattatattttgattccAATCATTTTTTCTTAGGGTCTCACACATTATTATTTGGTCCATCACAAATCatcacattattattaatcataaaattacatattataaattaatgaaaccTAAATAATGTGTAACATAGCTATTAAGCTAGGTAATATAGAATTTGGGCCTAAGTCTAAAACAAgcccaaaattaataatgttcAAATTCGAGTGGTTAGCTCCAAATACAATCAAGTCGAAGCCGAGAAGAAAGATCAAAACACTTTGTAGATTGAATCTTCGATATTTCATAGattatctccaaatttttaaaaatttaagggtacttttgaaacatttttgaaaatttaatgatattttaaaaaaaatttattgaaagtttgaaaaaacaaattaactattttcatctaaaactaaccggatattatataattttttatttaaatcaagagtattttttagatgATTTTAAAAGTGAAGGGTATTAGTGAAGGGTATTATTAAGACTTCTTAATTTGAAAAgagtaattttattaattttaataaacgaggaaaaaaaaataaaaaaaagtaaagaaagaaagaaaaagaaaggaagaaagttAAAAAGTGGTTTAAATCTAAACTAATTTCTTTATACACAATTagtttaagatttaaattaagaaattagtttaagatttaaattaaatgggatgagagagaaatgaagagaaatcTGGGAATAGGGGCCAGAAGTAACGACAAGCGAGAGATGAAAGTCAAAGGTGTGGTTCTTCTCTGCATGTAAAGCGAGTTTcagagtgaaagagaaagtcaCAAAGAGACAGGAGACGTGGAATTAGAAAAAGAGGAGATGAAACCGAGGACTCGAGGGGGAGGGTATATACCGAGTGGGGATACCCTCCCCCTTTCTCTACCTTTGTCCTCTGTTCTCTGTCCTATGACTATCATCACTAAAAGTCGACCTTATTCATCTTTATCCATTCAAATTTGGCATAATATATGCTGCCTCATTGTCATTGATACTCAGATTCGTGTAGCCACAAGTATTCTCCCTTAAACTCaaactcactcccaacaactTCTTACTTTGTCATTGCTCTCTACGTGTTGATGAATGTCTCTATTTTTGCTCCAAATAGTGCAAGGTGTTGCCTTCAACCCCATGCCTCTTCATTGTTTCAATCCCTTTTGGAAGCTCTCAAATGTAAGATCTgacttccttctcttttaatGCTTTTCCATATcacatttcttcttttgcattactttttgtttcttttgaaccactcatttttgtaaaattacttCGCggatataaatttcaattcctaAAACACTTTCAGTTTTGGGCTACTCTCATCTAATTGTCACCTTCTCTTCTTGCTTTTGCATTGATGATTTCACTCAACCCCTgacctcctctctctctccttctcactctctctccttATTCTGTGTTTGTGTCTCTGCATGTTAAGCTTTTAGCTTTATCTCTGCTCTTTTTGGTTGATCATCTCTTTCCCCCAAAATTTGCTCCCTCAGCTCCTCTCAAATTCAGAAGTTTCATCTCCCTCCGTCGGAAATGCAGGAGATGGATCATTGGGTCCCTGATTCTCTCCCTAGTTTTACCAAAAAACTTCATATCTTGGTGGTGGATCATGAGACCTTATCTCTCAAGCACTTGAGTTCATTGCTTAGGCAACAGTCTTACAATGGTACATAACATCACAATATTTCCATTAATCTCTTTCACcatcctaattttaattttttaagcaaCAATCTCAAGCTAATGTTATGCTTCTTTTTGTATTCCGTAACATGTTGCAATCCTTAAAAGAAACTCAATGCATTTTAGTGGTAGATGTATGATGGGGTTTGAGCTTATGAAATTGTTATGGATAGGTGTTGTGATGATTAACAACTtctcaaatagaaaaaaaaaagtataacttctcaatttcttctttttttttttcttgtccggaaattagaaataaattcaGAGAAGTATAAGATATGAATGCATTCcatttttatgtttcaatAAGACAAATTAGGTGTGTATCTGATCTATTATCTAtctattttctcaaaatgtaATTGGTTTGCTCGTTCATTGGTGGGACTAGTTACTTCCTTTTCTATGAACTTAGTATGCATgacatgattttatttttaatttttaattttttattttgtaatctTCAGTTACGACCACTGGACTAGGATGTATTGCTCTATCCATGATTCAAGAAAAAGGTGACCAGTTCGACCTTGTCATGGCTAACGTTAGCATGCCTGATATGGACAGTTTTTCGTTCTTGCACGTGCTCCTTAAGATGAATATTGCTGTCATCTGTAAGctcaattttgttttactaTCTCATTCAATTAAATGTCTTCATTATTCTCAAGCTATTTAGTTGTCGGACAGTTATGTCTTCCACGATGAACTTGAAGGTGGCTACGAAAGCATTGGCAGAAGGAGCGTGTTATTTTCTTCAGAAACCTGTTTCTAAGGATGATCTCAAATATGTATGGCAACACGTGTATCGCAGCAACATAAACATAGCCAAGTTAACCCATAAAGCAAATTGCGTAGATAAAGCCAAATCTGGACAAGAATTTGTCGGTTTCCAAAACGACAACCCTGTTGTTTTGTCTCGGTCCACCGATACAGCtagttataataataattatagtaTTAACTATCAACTTATGAGCCATAACGAAAAAGTGCAAAATATGCCAACTAATTCCCATGATACCTTAGTTGCTTCATACTTTGAAGGAGAGAGATCAGCGGATGACATAGAAGGAACAAACAAGGAGGGAGTTACATATTACTCAAAACCTACCAATTTTGAACATACAAAAGCTGATGAGGATAATGGAAGAGGGAAGGAATATTATATTTCCCGTAATACCAGATCACGTATCGTTTGGAATTTGGAACGACGTCGCAAGTTCTCTGACGCACTCAACAAGCTAGGTGATAAATGTAATTTCACCTATCTCACGtgctatttatttatttatttatttatttttttaggatttGAATTCAATGATGCATTTCTAATTGTTgttattatgttttcttttgattttgaaggtCGCCCAAAACTTATACTTAAGTTGATGAATGAGCCATGCTTGACCCTGCGCCAAGTAGCTAACCACCTACAGGTATTCTTCTATCAAGTTTGCTTACTATTTGCACACTAAGTACTTCGTTATTTATGAATAAACGAAAAATTATTGCTCCTAAACCTATCAGAAATACAAAGCACAAGTAGAGTCCATAAAAAAGgggagaaaaaataaattagctCCAAGGATGGAAGCATCCAAATTCGATTGCTCAGTCATGACTCAACTTCCTCCGTTGGTGCAAAGGCAGCAAAATCATGAGGCAAACAAATTTATACAGCAAAATCACGAGGCAAACAAATCTACACAACAGAATCACGAGACAAACAAATCTACACAGCAGAATCATGAGGCAAACAAAACTACACAGGGAGGTTCAACATCTCTTTCAGGAGGGAAAAGATTCCGACTTATTGCTCCTAAGCCTGCGCTTAATCCTAGACTGCTTGTTAGCGCCAACTTTGTAAATCATGGTCTCATAATGTTTGACCACAATTTTCAGCATGTTGCTTCAAACTACAATTCAGTTCCATATAGCATCAATAAGACGACTCCAGAGGTAACTTCTTATCGTgcatttgatgaaattcaGTTCCCAGATATACATCAAGTTGATGTAGCTCAGCAGCTAGAAGCAATGGAATTTTGTGGTACATCAGAAGGGATTCAATTGATGTCAAAGAACATCGCTTTACCTGATTCAACCAACTTGGACAATATTGCTGCAAATTTTGGAAATGAAGGAAGCCAACAACAATTTGCAGAATGTGATTATATCTTAAATGTTTTAGAAGACAATCCATACGACCTTCGCAACGACTTTAGTCTGAGTGACGTAGATAAATACAGCGAGTGGCTAAGGAACACTGTTCTCGAAGACGAAAGCGGTCTAGATAAATTTATCAATGACGATGCAGAAATCTTTCCCGTTgaaatcaatcaataaatagGTATGTTTTACTTCTGCAATGTTCTCAATGTCTATAAAACTGTCTATAAAAATGTCTATAAAAATCTTTGATAAACTAAAAGTTAAAGATTTATTCTTAGTTGCAGGTTGAAGAGTCTTAAGAAGCCCGATAAACAGTCTAACTctcaaaacaaatatatacGAGAGACTAAGAATtagaatatcatatattaGAATTGAGCTCAATATCTTCAACAAACTTAAATCAAGACTTTCTACAAgttcaaaattgaagattcaATCTCCAGAACAAAAACCACATttctttaaaagtttcataaaaaaaaataatatatatatatatatatataaaatatctaataaaaaaatatatgtcaaaatattttcaaacaattcaaatatataaaaaattattctagaattcaaaatcataaaataattataattatattttattaaaaaaatcagtgaaataaatatacacaatttatttcatatccacaaataattttcagaattttctaaaaaaaattcataaaatagtAGTTGTAAAATGTGTAGAAGGATTATAATAAGAGTTACacttaattctatttttaattttaattattttttaaccaacACTCTCATTCATtggatattattatttatagagGAAAAAGAGTTGTATCCATtaattaaaccctaatttaatcttattatttatacctaatcaaattcaaaactaaatttatttttattaattaaaatattgaaatgttacaattaaataaacttgagaataaaataaatactatattaataaaaatatgtctATACTTTATccttatacttttaaaaatttaaataacaattttaaacttaaatattttctaaaaaaaatatagtttatttcaaaaatacctttcgACGTTTAatggtattttaaaaataccattaattAATACACTTCCAACTTTtgaagaaaagttaaaaaatactcaataaaattttaaaagtagcattaacattcttcaaattttacaatttttttttttaatttttttaccatcCAAACGTTTTAtagattattttcaaatttttaaaaacacaaGAATACTCTTGAAACATTTGGTTaagtttaatgattttttttgaaagtttaactgtatttttgaaaaaaaaaataagagtattttttagattttcttaattattaaacctattttttaaaaacaaaatatagagttgaaagattatttttattaattttaactgAGTGGAGCATTGTACGAAcataaatagttaaaagagAAGTTTGAATCTCAACTAATTTCTTAACCACACAAGAATGAGTTTAAAGTTTGAATCTCAACTAATTTCTTAACAACAAAATgagtttaaaatttgaattaagttGGATGAGGGAGAAATGAATCTCAACTAATTTCTTAACACACAATGAGTTTAAGATTTGAATTAAGttggatgagagagaaatttgggGAAAGGGACCACGAGGTAAGGACAGACAAGACTCAGGCTAAAATCAAAGGTGCAGAGCTGTTCATCACCCCATGTAAGATCCTAATttcaaaaagagagaaagccaaaaaaaaaaaatatatatatatatagtgagattagaaagagaaaggagatAAACCTAGGGCTGGTAGGGAGGGTAGACACTCCGGGTACCCTCCCCCTTTTCGAGGGTACACACCTAGTGGGGTATCCTCTACCTCTGTCCTCGGTTTCTTACTGTTATGACTATCACCACAAAAAGTCGgccttcttcatttttatccATCCAAAAATTGGCATAACATAGTTGTCTCACTCTCAATTCCACTCAGATTTATATGCCCACCAAGTATTCTCCGTTGAAACTCAAACTCACCCCCCACAAATTATTACTTTGTAACTGCTCTCTTGCTTATTTGATGAATGTCCCCCTCTATGTTTTTGCTCCGAATATTGCAAGGGTTGTCCATTCAACCCCACCTTTTGCATCCTCCTTGTTTCAATCCTTTTTCATTCactctttgtttattttgaagcACTCAAAGGTAATATCttacttccttttcttccatgttagaattctttttttttcattcactctttgtttattttgaatca
This genomic window from Cucurbita pepo subsp. pepo cultivar mu-cu-16 chromosome LG01, ASM280686v2, whole genome shotgun sequence contains:
- the LOC111799539 gene encoding uncharacterized protein LOC111799539 isoform X3, whose protein sequence is MNVSIFAPNSARCCLQPHASSLFQSLLEALKFTTTGLGCIALSMIQEKGDQFDLVMANVSMPDMDSFSFLHVLLKMNIAVIFMSSTMNLKVATKALAEGACYFLQKPVSKDDLKYVWQHVYRSNINIAKLTHKANCVDKAKSGQEFVGFQNDNPVVLSRSTDTASYNNNYSINYQLMSHNEKVQNMPTNSHDTLVASYFEGERSADDIEGTNKEGVTYYSKPTNFEHTKADEDNGRGKEYYISRNTRSRIVWNLERRRKFSDALNKLGDKCRPKLILKLMNEPCLTLRQVANHLQKYKAQVESIKKGRKNKLAPRMEASKFDCSVMTQLPPLVQRQQNHEANKFIQQNHEANKSTQQNHETNKSTQQNHEANKTTQGGSTSLSGGKRFRLIAPKPALNPRLLVSANFVNHGLIMFDHNFQHVASNYNSVPYSINKTTPEVTSYRAFDEIQFPDIHQVDVAQQLEAMEFCGTSEGIQLMSKNIALPDSTNLDNIAANFGNEGSQQQFAECDYILNVLEDNPYDLRNDFSLSDVDKYSEWLRNTVLEDESGLDKFINDDAEIFPVEINQ
- the LOC111799539 gene encoding two-component response regulator ORR26-like isoform X1, producing MQEMDHWVPDSLPSFTKKLHILVVDHETLSLKHLSSLLRQQSYNVTTTGLGCIALSMIQEKGDQFDLVMANVSMPDMDSFSFLHVLLKMNIAVIFMSSTMNLKVATKALAEGACYFLQKPVSKDDLKYVWQHVYRSNINIAKLTHKANCVDKAKSGQEFVGFQNDNPVVLSRSTDTASYNNNYSINYQLMSHNEKVQNMPTNSHDTLVASYFEGERSADDIEGTNKEGVTYYSKPTNFEHTKADEDNGRGKEYYISRNTRSRIVWNLERRRKFSDALNKLGDKCRPKLILKLMNEPCLTLRQVANHLQKYKAQVESIKKGRKNKLAPRMEASKFDCSVMTQLPPLVQRQQNHEANKFIQQNHEANKSTQQNHETNKSTQQNHEANKTTQGGSTSLSGGKRFRLIAPKPALNPRLLVSANFVNHGLIMFDHNFQHVASNYNSVPYSINKTTPEVTSYRAFDEIQFPDIHQVDVAQQLEAMEFCGTSEGIQLMSKNIALPDSTNLDNIAANFGNEGSQQQFAECDYILNVLEDNPYDLRNDFSLSDVDKYSEWLRNTVLEDESGLDKFINDDAEIFPVEINQ
- the LOC111799539 gene encoding two-component response regulator ORR26-like isoform X2, giving the protein MQEMDHWVPDSLPSFTKKLHILVVDHETLSLKHLSSLLRQQSYNVTTTGLGCIALSMIQEKGDQFDLVMANVSMPDMDSFSFLHVLLKMNIAVIFMSSTMNLKVATKALAEGACYFLQKPVSKDDLKYVWQHVYRSNINIAKLTHKANCVDKAKSGQEFVGFQNDNPVVLSRSTDTASYNNNYSINYQLMSHNEKVQNMPTNSHDTLVASYFEGERSADDIEGTNKEGVTYYSKPTNFEHTKADEDNGRGKEYYISRNTRSRIVWNLERRRKFSDALNKLGRPKLILKLMNEPCLTLRQVANHLQKYKAQVESIKKGRKNKLAPRMEASKFDCSVMTQLPPLVQRQQNHEANKFIQQNHEANKSTQQNHETNKSTQQNHEANKTTQGGSTSLSGGKRFRLIAPKPALNPRLLVSANFVNHGLIMFDHNFQHVASNYNSVPYSINKTTPEVTSYRAFDEIQFPDIHQVDVAQQLEAMEFCGTSEGIQLMSKNIALPDSTNLDNIAANFGNEGSQQQFAECDYILNVLEDNPYDLRNDFSLSDVDKYSEWLRNTVLEDESGLDKFINDDAEIFPVEINQ